From the genome of Thermodesulfobacteriota bacterium, one region includes:
- a CDS encoding DUF2157 domain-containing protein has translation MPARWQRYLDRWTNAGLIDPVTAERIRALEAREERAGGLRWPVLLAVSLGGLLLAAGVLLFVAAHWDRLSPGERFGLVLGLVAVFHLGAAALAQGFPALATTLHAVGTVCLGAGIFLAGQIFHLQEHWPAGIMAWALGAGIGWALLRDWPQAALAALLTPAWLGGEWLEAVGDQEVSIRILVEGLLLLAITYLTALQPDRTTPVRRALMVIGALTLLPLATAVPLIAAEVPRSAPAWEGPAGLGRTLAVALPLLAAFGLRRRAAWLNGVAALWVLALGQTRWTMGSGWQDLGPYALWALGGLALIAWGLAEEHRERINLGVAGFALTVIAYYFSTVMDKLGRASSLIGLGLLFVLGGWLLEKVRRRLLARVGRVQP, from the coding sequence ATGCCGGCACGATGGCAACGTTATCTTGACCGCTGGACGAATGCCGGGCTCATCGACCCGGTCACCGCCGAGCGGATCCGGGCCTTGGAGGCCCGGGAGGAGCGGGCCGGGGGGCTGCGCTGGCCGGTGCTCCTGGCGGTCAGCCTGGGCGGGCTGCTCCTGGCGGCCGGCGTGCTGCTCTTCGTGGCCGCTCACTGGGACCGGCTGTCGCCGGGCGAGCGCTTTGGGCTGGTTCTCGGCCTGGTGGCCGTGTTCCACCTGGGGGCCGCCGCCCTTGCCCAGGGGTTCCCGGCCCTGGCCACCACGTTGCACGCGGTGGGCACCGTCTGCCTGGGGGCCGGCATCTTTCTGGCTGGCCAGATCTTCCATCTCCAGGAGCACTGGCCGGCCGGGATCATGGCCTGGGCCCTGGGCGCCGGGATCGGCTGGGCCCTGTTGCGGGACTGGCCGCAGGCGGCGCTGGCCGCCTTGCTCACCCCGGCCTGGCTGGGCGGCGAGTGGCTGGAGGCGGTGGGGGACCAGGAGGTGAGCATCCGGATCCTGGTGGAGGGGCTGCTGCTCCTGGCCATCACCTACCTGACCGCCCTGCAGCCGGACCGGACGACCCCGGTGCGCCGGGCCCTCATGGTGATCGGTGCCCTGACGCTCCTGCCTCTGGCCACGGCGGTGCCCCTGATCGCGGCCGAGGTGCCGCGATCGGCCCCGGCCTGGGAGGGCCCGGCAGGGCTGGGCCGGACCCTGGCGGTGGCCTTGCCGCTCCTGGCGGCCTTTGGGCTGCGGCGGCGGGCGGCGTGGCTCAACGGGGTCGCTGCCCTGTGGGTCTTGGCCCTGGGCCAAACCCGATGGACCATGGGCAGCGGCTGGCAGGACCTGGGGCCCTACGCCCTCTGGGCCCTGGGCGGCCTGGCGCTCATCGCCTGGGGCCTCGCCGAGGAGCACCGGGAGCGGATCAACCTGGGCGTGGCCGGCTTTGCCCTCACCGTCATCGCCTACTATTTCTCGACGGTGATGGACAAGC